atatcaatattaaNNNNNNNNNNNNNNNNNNNNNNNNNNNNNNNNNNNNNNNNNNNNNNNNNNNNNNNNNNNNNNNNNNNNNNNNNNNNNNNNNNNNNNNNNNNNNNNNNNNNNNNNNNNNNNNNNNNNNNNNNNNNNNNNNNNNNNNNNNNNNNNNNNNNNNNNNNNNNNNNNNNNNNNNNNNNNNNNNNNNNNNNNNNNNNNNNNNNNNNNNNNNNNNNNNNNNNNNNNNNNNNNNNNNNNNNNNNNNNNNNNNNNNNNNNNNNNNNNNNNNNNNNNNNNNNNNNNNNNNNNNNNNNNNNNNNNNNNNNNNNNNNNNNNNNNNNNNNNNNNNNNNNNNNNNNNNNNNNNNNNNNNNNNNNNNNNNNNNNNNNNNNNNNNNNNNNNNNNNNNNNNNNNNNNNNNNNNNNNNNNNNNNNNNNNNNNNNNNNNNNNNNNNNNNNNNNNNNNNNNNNNNNNNNNNNNNNNNNNNNNNNNNNNNNNNNNNNNNNNNNNNNNNNNNNNNNNNNNNNNgtttatgataataatgatgaataacaaaaaaaatatacaaatcatataCAAGCAAGCGTACTTACCTTGTTACGAAATTGCGtcattgggggaggaaggaacagagggcaaagaggcagacggagaccttctctctctttctctttctctctgcctctccctgtctctgtctgtctctctctctctctgcctctccctttttctgtctgtctgtctccctgtctctctctctctttctctctgtctgtctgactctctctctctctctctctctctctgtctctctctctgtttggctctctctctctgtctgtctgtctctctctctctctctctctctctctctctcacactctttctctctgtctgtctgaatctctctctctctctctgtctggctctctatctctatctctctctctcatcctctttgctctctctgtttctccctctcgcaAGGTGCAATGACGCAACTCAGAAGAAAGGTAAGAAGTCTTGCCTGTATATGATTTGTATAATCtttttgttattaatcattatcaacataaactttcgtgtcatacatatatatgttattgttactttcattatcatagttgctgTTGTTCTggtcgtatatatacatgcatatatatatgaatacacatatgcatacatatcgaATAGTAAGTGatacttatacacgcacacacactctctctttctttcttctctctctctctctctctctctctctctctctctctctctctctctctcacacacattatatatatatacacacacacatatatatatatatatatatatatatatatatatatatatatatatgtgtgtgtgtgtgtgtgtgtgtgtgtgtgtgtgtgtgtgtgtgtgtgtgtgtgtgtgtgtgtgtgtgtatatatatatatatatatatatatatatatatatatatatatatatatatatatatatatactctcacacatacatacatataccatcGTTAAGAAACGAACTCCGACTCAACGCAATCAAAACACGCTACAACAGCCGGAAATGCAGCCACTGTTTATACGGAATGACGTCACGAAAGGCTTCTAGCATTATTTCCAGCATTATCTCTCTGCAATTTGCAACGTAACAGCAAGTCATCGCTAAAGGCACAAAGGTTATCGATATTCTCTTGGTTATTAAGCGGTGTGAGGTTGTGAGGTGAGAGGTTGTGAAGTGTGAGGTGTGAGGTTGTGAGGTTATGAGGTTGTGAGGTGGGTGGTTGTGAGGTGTGAGGTATGAGGTGTGAGGTTGTAAGGTGGGTGGTTGTGAGGTGTGAGGTATGAGGTTGTGAGGTGAGGTGTGTGGTTGTGAGGAGTGAGGTGTGAGGTTGCGAGGTGTGAGGTTGTGAGGTGTGAGGTTGTGAGGTGTGAGGTGTAAGGTTGTGGAGTTGTGAGGTGTGTGGTTGTGAGGTGTGAGGTTGTAAGGTGTGAGGTGAGGTGTGAGGTTATGCGGTTGTGAGGCATGATGTTGTGAGGTGTAAGGTTGTGAAGTTGTGAGGTGTGAGGTTGTGAGGTTATGAGGTGTGAGGTTGTCCATGGCAGGAAGTTTTTGGCGGAGGTCTCATTAATCCTTGATTGGGTCGAGATTTGATATGCGATTAGCTTTCGTCGAGGCGGGATACTGGCTACCTGAAGACCTTCTTGATGAGGGATTTTCTAATCTTacttggtttctttctttctttcttcctctcgctctttctttctttcttcccctcgctctttcttactttctttttttctatctcttactctcgttctctcattctttctctcacgttctctttttatttcactctttctttctttctttttcttttctatcgccctttctttcttttttatatagctcattctttctttcttttttactttctttctctctcatcctgcctggatctttctctttatctttccttccctgttttttttcctctctccctccccactttatgctttattctttttctcactccctccttccctctttctctccctccttcccttcctcccatcccctctctctccttcccttcctccctccttcccttctcccccatcccttacctcccaccctccctctctcctctcctccttcccttcctcctaccctccttcacctctctccttctccccttcaccctctctctccttctccccttcaccctctctcgttctctcccttcacccctctctccttctctctcctcaaatCCTccgcccatctctcctcctttccttaagAAAAACCAGGTCTTACtctcaaaaacagaaacaaagtcttactctctccctctctccttctccccttctccctctccccttcaccctctctccctcaaatcatccacctatctctccttccttcccttaagaAAAAACAGGTCTTACtctcaaaaacagaaacaaaaattcttactctctccctctctccttctcatcttctccctctctccttctctctttctctccctcaaatcatccacctatctctcttcctttccttaagAAAAGCCAAATAATCTTCAGGGAGCGCAGATCTCACACGGCCAAGGACCCCGCCCACGATACAGGAGCCAAAGTCACCCCCCCTACTTAGagctacaggggggggggggggtgcagcggAGGGTgacggggagacggagggaggagaaagcgggTGGCATCTGGAGAGCCTCTGAGTGCCACGGGGTCttagggatggggtgggtgtcATGGAATTGGGCATTTTTCTgtcattactaaaaaaaaaaaatcgatatttttggctctctctctttgtttctggctcaggctctgtctgtctctgtgagtctctctctctctctctctctctctctctctctctctctctatatatatatatatatatatatgtatatatatatatatatatatatatatatatatatgtatatatatatatatatatatatgttataatatatatatgtatatatatatatatatatatataatatatatatatgtatatatatatatatatatatatatatatatatatatatatatatatatatatatatatatatatatgtatgtatatatatatatatatatatatatatatatatatatatatatatatatatatatatatatgtgtgtgtgtgtgtgtgtgtgtatatacttatgtacatatgtatatatgtatatatatatatatatatatatatatatatatatatatatatatatatatgtgtgtgtgtgtgtgtgtgtgtgtgtgtgtgtgtgtgtaaatatatgtatatatatatatatatatatatatatatatatatatatatatatatatatatataaatatttatatataaatttcacctctatctcttctctctctttcctatactctctctctttcatctctctagcTTATTCTTAACACAATCTTCCAAAGTCTCATTTGATAGACTCATATCATCTTTGGGTGGTGAGCTTCGAATGCCATGAATATGCGCTGTTTAGATATAGATTTTAATGAAGTTTGAGAGTGTGGATTCCGAACGGCCTGTAAAGCCCGTATTTAGCTGGGAAAAAGGTGTTTGCCTGACAGAAATATTAGGTGGGGTTGTTAAGCAAGGTTTATGGCGTGATGTAACTTGCTTTCTctcgtctcgctttctctctctttctttgtctatctgtatttctatctatctctcattctgtctgtctctctgtctgtctctctgtctctctctctctctctctctctctctctctctctctctctctctctctctctctctctctctctctctctctctctctctctgtctattcatcagttattttctctttctttctttttcacttctttctctgtctctttcattctcgatctctctcgttttttcctctttcttgcttGCAAGGCAAGTATTATGATGAAATGGCGCTTGCTTTCTCTGCCCCCCGCGACCctagtctctctcttcctctctttctttttttttcattctttcattctttctctctttctctttctctccatctctccctctctctctacatcccccctctctctctcccatctcccctccctctctctctctgcatctccccctctctctctctctgtctccctttctcatctctctctctctctctctctctctctctctctctacatctccccctctctctctcttcatctccctctctccctcttcctccgctccctcctctctctctcttcatctcccctcgcctctccctctctccttctgccctccctctctcctcctccctccctccctatctctctccatctccctccctctctccatctccctgtctctttccatctccctctttctctccatctccccctctctctctccctcttcctctcttcctctccctccctccctccctcttaccaaaCACAAGGAAACCAAGACGGTCAAAAAATGAACGTACATTAccaacacagaagaaaaaaataatgttcccATATTCAAGTCCAGACACAAATAACTCAAGGACAGATCTAAGTGTTTGTCGGCGTCTTCCACACAAGTACATCGGACTTCCTCGAGTATGCACaaggtttgttgtttttgtttctccggCCAGGAAGTGTGGGTGAGGGCTGGTATGTCTAGAAGTGGGGTGATGTGGTATAtgcgtctacatgtgtgtgtgtaggagttgagttgtgcgtgtatgtatgtgtggagggggcggggggtaggagtggagttgtgtgtgtgtgtttgtggggggggggaggagtggggttgtgtgtgtgtaagtgtgtgttgtgtgtgtttatgggtgggtgtatgtgtatatgtttgcaggATGATTTGATTTTGttcgtgtctttgtttctgtgcTTGCAAATTCAGTACGTACACGCGGATGTTTGACTGCGTGAGTCTCGGAATCTgcacgtgtgtatgcgtttgtttgtttgttttgaatacctgcttgtttgtttgttcatgctTCTGTGTTTGCTTAAGTTAAAGATTGTGTCAGCGTAGATTTATGTGAGATGCTtccgtatatgtatctacgtacatgtacacgtatggacatgtgtgtatgtgcgtttgttcaCGTATGCATGTGCCTGCCACTTTTATCAAACTTCCTGTATCTTCTTACACAACTTCTTGCCTTGACCTCACATcatctccgtcactctctctctctctccctcccccctccctctctcatgctttcaatttctcaatctctctccctctccctctctctcttac
This genomic interval from Penaeus vannamei isolate JL-2024 chromosome 35, ASM4276789v1, whole genome shotgun sequence contains the following:
- the LOC138859357 gene encoding uncharacterized protein, with the translated sequence MDNLTPHNLTTSHLTTSQPYTSQHHASQPHNLTPHLTPYNLTPHNHTPHNSTTLHLTPHNLTPHNLTPRNLTPHSSQPHTSPHNLIPHTSQPPTLQPHTSYLTPHNHPPHNLITSQPHTSHFTTSHLTTSHRLITKRISITFVPLAMTCCYVANCREIMLEIMLEAFRDVIPYKQWLHFRLL